In Gammaproteobacteria bacterium, the genomic stretch ATTGGGACGGTTTCGATAAATTAATTCATTTTATGGAAAAATATTACGATACAAAAATTTTAAAAAAAAAATGACGGTCCTGGTGCTAGGAAATGGATATTGGAAAGTCGCGGTATCCAATATGAATTGGTACACGATGATGGCTATGGCAACTATTTCTTAGCAAGAAATAAAGAAGCTGAGCCGCTTGTTCGTGAAATGCTAAAGACATAGAGAAACGGTTTCGCAATCAGTAATTTAGATTTTTATGAAAAGCAATACTTCTTATTGCAGAAATAGAAATACCAAACTGCAAATGCAGCCATTGTGGTTTGACGATTGGAAGAGTTTTAACGAGCTTATTTCTTTTGTATTAGAAAATTTTGACGTAAGGATCGTATCCAATAAAAATCAAGAAGGGTGATCTGCCCCGAGTTTAGTAGACACTAATTTCTAAAGTCCACTTGCAAGCTCATATTGTTCGGGCGATTTATATCCAATAAATGAATGCTTGCGTTGCCGATTATAAAATACTTCGATGTAATCAAAAATAGATTTCTTTGCTTCATCACGAGTTAAATATTTTTCATGATAAACGCATTCTGTTTTTAATGTATGAAAGAAACTTTCCATTGCGGCATTATCCCAGCAGTCGCCCTTGCGGCTCATGCTGCATTTAATACGATTATGACGCAGCATTTGCTGGAAATTATCCGATGCGTACTGACTGCCACGATCCGAGTGAAGTAATGCATCGGAGTTAATTTTACGCCTAAATAAAGCCATTTTGAGCGCATCAATTACCAGTGATTCTTTCATTCTATCAGACATCGACCAACCTATAATTTTGCGAGAATATAAGTCCATCACCACCGAAAGATAAAGCCAGCCTTCAACAGTCGGAATATAGGTAATATCTGTAGTCCATCGCTGATTTGGCTTATCAGCATTAAATTGTCGATTAAGATGATTACCTAATAGGTTTATTGTGCTTTGAATCAGTTGTCACTTTGAATTTCCTTTTTGTTTTTGGGCGAATATTATTTTCATTCATTATTCGCGCGATGCGATGTTTGTCACAGAGTTCATTTAAATCGACAAAATCATCGTGTATACGACGATAACCGTAGGTTTTACGGCTCTTTTTAAATCTATCCTTAATGATGGTTAGAAAGCGTTTATCGTTGCATTTACGTTGCGATTCTGGCCTCTTGCACTATGCATAAAACCCTGCACGAGACACCGACAGCACCCTGCACATCGTTTGAATACGAAATATTTTTTTATTCTCGTCAATAAAGCGGAATTTTATTTCGCTTCTTTTGCA encodes the following:
- a CDS encoding IS3 family transposase; amino-acid sequence: MIQSTINLLGNHLNRQFNADKPNQRWTTDITYIPTVEGWLYLSVVMDLYSRKIIGWSMSDRMKESLVIDALKMALFRRKINSDALLHSDRGSQYASDNFQQMLRHNRIKCSMSRKGDCWDNAAMESFFHTLKTECVYHEKYLTRDEAKKSIFDYIEVFYNRQRKHSFIGYKSPEQYELASGL
- a CDS encoding transposase yields the protein MIKDRFKKSRKTYGYRRIHDDFVDLNELCDKHRIARIMNENNIRPKTKRKFKVTTDSKHNKPIR